A window of Tatumella citrea genomic DNA:
ATGTTTCACCGGCAGCCCGTGGTCAGGGCGCCGGAAAGGCACTGATTAAGCATATTGCCGGGCTGGCCGTTCAACGTCAGTGCGGTCGCTTAGAGTGGAGTGTGCTTGACTGGAATACACCAGCCATCGATTTTTATAAAAGCATTGGTGCCCTGCCACAAAGTGAATGGGTACGTTATCGTCTGGATGGTGAAGCACTGCATAGCTTTGCTAACAGCTGATTACTGAAAAAAACTAAGACTTTGCAGGGCCGGAGCGATCAGTGCCAACAGCTCATTACGGGTGGCACCCTCTCTGGCCTGCAAAGAGATCATCTGCATTACCCCATGAAAATAGTCCGCCAGTAATCCACAATCAGCCTCACTACGAATCTCGCCCTGTTCACGAGCCAGTTCTGCACGTTCACGAATAAATCGCCGGGTCAGTGCCCGCATCGATTTAAGATACTCACGGGCTTGCTGATTTTCAGGCAAACAGTTCACAACCCCGACAATCAGCAGACACCCGCCCGGCTGACAGGACAATGCGACCTCTATACTTTGCTGCAACATTCCCGACAGTGCCTGATGCAGTGTGGTTTCCTGCTGTAATGCAGCAAT
This region includes:
- a CDS encoding TetR/AcrR family transcriptional regulator, translated to MSTRGRPRKFDRLQALEKILIQFREKGYEGATLVDLITAAGIAPPSFYAAFGSKQAVFCEAVDHYIATTAAPVIAALQQETTLHQALSGMLQQSIEVALSCQPGGCLLIVGVVNCLPENQQAREYLKSMRALTRRFIRERAELAREQGEIRSEADCGLLADYFHGVMQMISLQAREGATRNELLALIAPALQSLSFFQ